From a single Rhinolophus ferrumequinum isolate MPI-CBG mRhiFer1 chromosome 15, mRhiFer1_v1.p, whole genome shotgun sequence genomic region:
- the TMEM231 gene encoding transmembrane protein 231 isoform X2, with translation MALYELFSHPAERGYRAGLCSKAALFLLLATALTYIPPLLVAFRSHGFWLKRSNYEEQPTVRFQHQVLLVVLLGPERGGFLAWSTFPAFNRLQGDHLRVPLVSAREEDRNQDGKMDMLHFKLELPLQSTEHVLGVQLILTFSYQLHRMSTFVMQSMAFLQSSFAIPGSQLYVNGDLRLQQKQPLSYSGLDVQYNVSVINGTSPFARDYDLTHIIAAYQERNVTTILTDANPLWLVGRAAEAPFVINAVIRYPVEVISGQPSEQTALGKTHKEQ, from the exons ATGGCGCTCTACGAGCTCTTCTCTCACCCAGCCGAGCGCGGCTACCGCGCGGGGCTCTGCTCCAAGGCCGCGCTGTTCCTGCTGCTGGCCACCGCGCTTACGTACATCCCGCCGCTGCTAGTGGCCTTCCGGAGCCACG GGTTTTGGCTGAAGCGGAGCAACTACGAGGAGCAGCCGACCGTGCGCTTCCAGCACCAGGTCCTGCTCGTGGTCCTGCTGGGACCGGAGCGCGGCGGGTTCCTCGCCTGGAGCACGTTCCCCGCCTTCAACCGGCTGCAGGGGGATCACCTGCGTGTCCCGCTCGTTTCG GCTAGAGAAGAAGACAGGAACCAGGATGGGAAAATGGACATGTTACATTTTAAACTGGAGCTTCCCCTGCAGTCCACGGAGCATGTTCTTGGTGTGCAGCTCATCTTGACTTTCTCCTACCAATTGCAC AGGATGTCGACATTCGTGATGCAGAGCATGGCGTTTCTCCAATCCTCCTTCGCTATTCCCGGGTCCCAGTTATATGTGAACGGAGACCTGAGGCTTCAGCAGAAGCAGCCCCTAAGCTACAGTGGCCTAGATGTTCAGTACAAT GTATCTGTCATCAACGGGACCAGTCCTTTTGCCCGGGACTACGACCTCACCCACATCATTGCTGCCTATCAGGAAAGAAATG TAACCACCATCCTGACTGACGCCAACCCCCTCTGGCTGGTGGGAAGGGCTGCCGAAGCTCCGTTTGTGATTAATGCTGTCATCCGATACCCCGTGGAAGTCATTTC AGGGCAGCCATCAGAGCAGACAGCTTTGGGGAAGACACACAAGGAACagtga
- the TMEM231 gene encoding transmembrane protein 231 isoform X1 yields the protein MALYELFSHPAERGYRAGLCSKAALFLLLATALTYIPPLLVAFRSHGFWLKRSNYEEQPTVRFQHQVLLVVLLGPERGGFLAWSTFPAFNRLQGDHLRVPLVSAREEDRNQDGKMDMLHFKLELPLQSTEHVLGVQLILTFSYQLHRMSTFVMQSMAFLQSSFAIPGSQLYVNGDLRLQQKQPLSYSGLDVQYNVSVINGTSPFARDYDLTHIIAAYQERNVTTILTDANPLWLVGRAAEAPFVINAVIRYPVEVISYLPGFWEMIKFAWIQYVSILLIFLWVFERIKRFVFQNQVVTTIPVTAVPQGELYKEHVS from the exons ATGGCGCTCTACGAGCTCTTCTCTCACCCAGCCGAGCGCGGCTACCGCGCGGGGCTCTGCTCCAAGGCCGCGCTGTTCCTGCTGCTGGCCACCGCGCTTACGTACATCCCGCCGCTGCTAGTGGCCTTCCGGAGCCACG GGTTTTGGCTGAAGCGGAGCAACTACGAGGAGCAGCCGACCGTGCGCTTCCAGCACCAGGTCCTGCTCGTGGTCCTGCTGGGACCGGAGCGCGGCGGGTTCCTCGCCTGGAGCACGTTCCCCGCCTTCAACCGGCTGCAGGGGGATCACCTGCGTGTCCCGCTCGTTTCG GCTAGAGAAGAAGACAGGAACCAGGATGGGAAAATGGACATGTTACATTTTAAACTGGAGCTTCCCCTGCAGTCCACGGAGCATGTTCTTGGTGTGCAGCTCATCTTGACTTTCTCCTACCAATTGCAC AGGATGTCGACATTCGTGATGCAGAGCATGGCGTTTCTCCAATCCTCCTTCGCTATTCCCGGGTCCCAGTTATATGTGAACGGAGACCTGAGGCTTCAGCAGAAGCAGCCCCTAAGCTACAGTGGCCTAGATGTTCAGTACAAT GTATCTGTCATCAACGGGACCAGTCCTTTTGCCCGGGACTACGACCTCACCCACATCATTGCTGCCTATCAGGAAAGAAATG TAACCACCATCCTGACTGACGCCAACCCCCTCTGGCTGGTGGGAAGGGCTGCCGAAGCTCCGTTTGTGATTAATGCTGTCATCCGATACCCCGTGGAAGTCATTTC TTATCTACCAGGATTCTGGGAAATGATAAAGTTTGCCTGGATCCAATATGTCAGCATCCTGCTTATCTTCCTCTGGGTGTTTGAAAGAATCAAAAGATTTGTGTTTCAAAATCAGGTGGTCACCACAATCCCTGTAACAGCAGTTCCCCAGGGAGAACTGTATAAGGAGCACGTATCATAA